One segment of Pseudophryne corroboree isolate aPseCor3 chromosome 10, aPseCor3.hap2, whole genome shotgun sequence DNA contains the following:
- the CHMP2A gene encoding charged multivesicular body protein 2a, with the protein MDFLFGRRKTPEELLRQNQRALTRAMRELDRERQKLEQQEKKIIGDIKKMAKQGQMDAVKIMAKDLVRTRRYVKKFILMRANIQAVSLKIQTLKSNNSMAQAMKGVTKAMATMNRQLKLPQIQKIMMEFEKQSEIMDMKEEMMNDAIDDAMGDEDDEEETDAVVSQVLDELGLNLTDELSNLPSTGGSLSVAGAKKGEPTAALADADADLEERLNNLRRD; encoded by the exons ATGGATTTTCTATTTGGCCGCCGGAAAACCCCGGAGGAGCTGCTGCGCCAGAACCAGCGCGCTCTCACTCGGGCCATGAGGGAGCTCGATCGAGAGAGGCAGAAACTTGAGCAACAGGAGAAAAAAATTATCGGAGACATCAAGAAAATGGCGAAACAGGGTCAAATG GATGCTGTTAAAATCATGGCTAAGGATTTAGTACGTACCCGCCGCTATGTTAAGAAGTTCATACTGATGCGGGCAAACATCCAGGCTGTGTCCCTGAAGATCCAAACACTGAAGTCTAACAATTCTATGGCCCAGGCTATGAAAGGGGTGACCAAAGCAATGGCTACAATGAACAGACAG CTGAAATTGCCCCAGATCCAGAAAATAATGATGGAGTTTGAGAAACAGTCTGAAATTATGGATATGAAGGAGGAGATGATGAATGATGCCATCGATGATGCAATGGGTGATGAAGATGATGAAGAGGAGAC TGATGCTGTGGTGTCCCAGGTGCTGGATGAATTGGGTCTAAATCTGACTGACGAGCTGTCCA ACCTGCCCTCTACTGGAGGGTCTCTCAGCGTGGCTGGAGCAAAGAAGGGAGAGCCCACCGCTGCACTGGCTGATGCGGACGCAGATTTGGAGGAGCGCCTGAACAATCTGCGACGGGACTGA